A genomic segment from Sphingopyxis sp. DBS4 encodes:
- a CDS encoding alpha/beta fold hydrolase, which translates to MNEAVKIEDCPEDIDALWAGDGSHLPEWFVSALRVPREEGYVEIEGAKAHYFRWGDRAKPKVLMTHGFLSHARCFSFIAPFLAEDYDVVAFDLAGMGDSEMRGHADPLARGREFGEIAEALGLFADGHKPTIIAHSFGSGAALTAVTQSPDTFSGIVVCDLMVMRPALLQAYWNLRRASPGSGDPDKAKSRYPSYDAARSRYVLSPPQPVGEPFLLDYMAFHSLRRDGEGWTWKFSPEVFRRSNRPDEWLTIGERLVNAPGRKAIVHGEESQLFNRDSVAYVRELGGGAIPIIAVPQARHHLMLDQPLAFVTALRSLLRLWEAPT; encoded by the coding sequence ATGAACGAGGCGGTAAAGATTGAAGATTGCCCCGAGGACATCGACGCTCTCTGGGCGGGCGATGGTTCGCATCTGCCCGAATGGTTCGTTTCCGCTCTCAGGGTGCCGCGCGAGGAAGGCTATGTAGAGATCGAGGGTGCCAAAGCGCATTACTTTCGCTGGGGCGACCGGGCGAAACCCAAGGTACTGATGACGCACGGTTTTCTCTCGCATGCCCGCTGCTTTTCCTTCATCGCGCCGTTTCTGGCCGAAGATTATGATGTGGTGGCCTTCGATCTTGCCGGCATGGGCGACAGCGAAATGCGAGGGCACGCCGACCCCTTGGCCAGGGGGCGCGAGTTCGGCGAAATTGCCGAAGCGCTTGGACTGTTTGCGGATGGCCACAAGCCCACGATCATTGCCCACAGTTTCGGTTCTGGCGCAGCGTTGACGGCCGTCACCCAATCGCCCGATACCTTCTCCGGCATTGTGGTTTGCGACCTGATGGTCATGCGACCTGCGCTCTTGCAAGCGTATTGGAATCTCCGCCGCGCCAGCCCCGGATCCGGCGACCCGGACAAAGCCAAAAGTCGCTATCCCAGCTACGACGCGGCGCGCAGTCGATACGTCCTTTCCCCACCCCAGCCTGTCGGTGAGCCATTTCTTTTGGACTATATGGCCTTTCATTCTCTGCGGCGTGACGGGGAGGGTTGGACGTGGAAATTCTCTCCCGAAGTGTTCCGGAGGAGCAACCGGCCCGACGAGTGGCTCACCATCGGCGAGCGCCTAGTGAACGCGCCGGGCCGCAAGGCTATCGTTCACGGCGAGGAGAGCCAGCTCTTCAACCGGGATTCCGTGGCATATGTTCGTGAACTGGGGGGAGGAGCCATTCCGATCATTGCCGTGCCTCAAGCCCGCCACCATCTGATGCTCGACCAGCCGCTGGCCTTTGTCACCGCGTTGAGGAGCCTTCTCCGGCTTTGGGAAGCGCCGACTTGA
- a CDS encoding TonB-dependent receptor — protein sequence MNNKAYLLASAVLMALPQVSNAQEAIAEEPDGGNDVIVVTAQRQAQSLQDVPIAVSAFSAEALESQQIENASDLQLTLPNVSFSKGNFTSASFTIRGVGDLCVGVTCDAATAIHVNGSPLFGTRLFETEYFDLERIEVLRGPQGTLFGRNATSGVVNVVTAKPKLSRFEAEAQFEYGNFNSIEARGMVNVPIGDMIGVRLAGIYVNRDGYTTNLYDGSDIDTRDLYALRGSLRFEPGPDTTIDLMGYYFREKDTRLRNQKQTCQRDPLGVLGCLNNRRDFDTTNANSTVGATLSSSEFFAIQGIPAVLGLGSLYGPDGFSGFQEPGDVRVVNTAYTPFYFAEELQVQARLEQKFGAMTLTATGIYQDTEVDSRQDYFLGIQSRAGFAPALNTLAFFAANGLPTGLAPPAPAFIPGSSAYFSPIAGALIPDGPQGVLCTSDNDDGSRGAFEGNSLCSETPLSFDRSSEQRESWSGELILTSDFDGPFNFLLGGIYAKSKTTDNSYYVNSFALDYASAILGSFGSLSGGLPPSYFATSMYRNNSLESNLESYGIFGEVYFDLSDRLTLTGGLRYNNDKKDVTARTTLISFLNPYANDGDPFDTPITPLTGPSGLFDADPGTPGQQLAQFREVSFDEITGRAVLAFEVTPDNSLYASYSRGYKSGGINPPLSPIFAVSESFGSESIDAFEIGSKNVFANGALQLNATAFYYKYSGLQLSRIVARTSVNDTVDANIWGVELESVIRPDPNWLINLSFSYLNAKVAGDQFFSNPRDPGGGDPDAVIIKDISNGAHCAVTGPAPGVADAFVAGVNAALGLRAPQEFPSDGNIASSGAFGICGVLASAIPANSGIQVLSPGVEVNIKGNTLPQAPNVKVSMGVQYTAEVGNGMTLVPRVDISLTGKQYGNIFNGRINRIEPFVQANAVLQLNGADERWFVRGFVQNIFDSNSVTGLYVTDASSGNFTNIYTLDPRRYGVAIGAKF from the coding sequence ATGAATAACAAAGCTTATTTGTTGGCAAGCGCCGTCCTGATGGCGTTGCCACAGGTCTCAAATGCTCAGGAAGCCATAGCTGAAGAGCCAGATGGCGGTAACGATGTCATCGTCGTGACGGCGCAACGTCAGGCGCAAAGCTTGCAAGACGTGCCGATAGCTGTCAGCGCATTCAGCGCTGAGGCGCTTGAAAGCCAGCAGATCGAAAATGCCTCGGATCTACAGCTGACGCTGCCCAATGTATCTTTCTCGAAAGGCAATTTCACCTCAGCTTCATTCACTATTCGCGGCGTTGGCGACCTGTGCGTCGGCGTCACCTGCGATGCTGCGACCGCAATTCATGTCAATGGATCACCCTTGTTCGGAACACGCCTGTTCGAGACCGAATATTTCGATCTGGAACGGATTGAAGTCCTTCGCGGACCTCAAGGCACCCTGTTCGGTCGGAATGCGACCTCCGGGGTCGTGAATGTCGTGACCGCGAAACCCAAACTCTCCCGTTTCGAGGCTGAAGCGCAATTCGAGTATGGCAATTTCAACAGCATCGAAGCGCGTGGCATGGTCAATGTCCCGATCGGGGATATGATCGGCGTGAGACTGGCGGGCATATATGTGAACCGCGACGGTTATACGACGAATCTTTATGATGGATCGGACATCGACACTCGGGACCTTTACGCGTTGCGAGGCTCACTTCGTTTCGAGCCCGGTCCTGATACGACGATCGATCTCATGGGCTATTATTTCCGGGAAAAGGACACGCGCCTCAGAAACCAGAAACAAACGTGCCAACGCGATCCATTGGGCGTGCTCGGATGCCTGAACAATCGACGTGATTTCGATACCACGAACGCAAATTCCACGGTCGGTGCGACGCTCAGTTCTTCCGAGTTCTTCGCCATTCAGGGCATTCCCGCCGTACTCGGCCTTGGCAGCCTTTATGGCCCTGACGGGTTTTCCGGGTTTCAGGAGCCTGGCGATGTGCGTGTCGTCAACACGGCCTATACGCCCTTCTATTTTGCGGAAGAGCTACAGGTGCAGGCGCGCCTTGAGCAAAAATTCGGCGCGATGACCCTGACGGCCACCGGCATTTATCAGGATACTGAAGTCGATTCCAGGCAGGACTATTTTCTTGGAATTCAAAGCCGTGCCGGTTTCGCCCCGGCGCTCAATACGCTGGCCTTTTTTGCGGCTAACGGATTGCCGACGGGTCTTGCTCCGCCGGCGCCGGCCTTCATTCCCGGCTCCTCGGCCTATTTTTCGCCGATTGCCGGCGCTCTCATCCCGGACGGTCCGCAGGGCGTGCTGTGCACCTCGGATAATGATGATGGAAGCAGAGGCGCTTTCGAAGGGAACTCGCTGTGTTCCGAAACGCCGCTTTCTTTCGATCGATCTTCGGAACAACGCGAATCGTGGAGCGGAGAGCTCATCCTTACGAGTGACTTCGACGGGCCGTTCAATTTCCTGTTGGGGGGAATTTACGCGAAATCGAAAACCACCGACAATAGCTATTATGTGAACTCGTTTGCGCTCGATTACGCCAGTGCCATATTGGGTTCATTCGGCTCCTTGTCGGGCGGCCTTCCGCCATCCTATTTCGCGACGTCGATGTATCGGAACAACTCGCTGGAATCGAATCTGGAGAGCTATGGGATTTTCGGCGAGGTCTATTTCGATCTAAGCGACCGGCTGACGTTGACCGGGGGGCTGCGTTACAACAATGACAAGAAGGATGTAACGGCGCGTACGACACTGATCAGTTTCCTGAACCCTTATGCCAACGATGGAGATCCGTTCGATACCCCGATAACGCCTCTCACCGGGCCGTCTGGACTTTTCGATGCCGACCCGGGGACACCGGGCCAACAGCTCGCCCAGTTTCGCGAAGTAAGCTTCGACGAAATTACCGGACGAGCAGTTCTGGCCTTCGAGGTTACGCCGGACAATTCACTCTATGCATCTTACTCGAGGGGTTACAAATCCGGCGGTATCAATCCTCCGCTTTCTCCGATTTTCGCCGTCAGCGAGAGTTTCGGCTCTGAATCGATCGATGCCTTCGAGATTGGCTCCAAGAACGTCTTCGCAAACGGCGCGTTGCAACTGAATGCCACCGCATTTTACTACAAATATAGTGGACTGCAGCTCAGCCGCATCGTGGCAAGAACGTCTGTGAATGACACGGTTGACGCCAATATCTGGGGTGTCGAACTGGAGTCTGTCATCAGGCCGGACCCGAACTGGCTTATCAATCTGTCCTTCAGCTATCTCAATGCCAAGGTCGCCGGCGATCAATTCTTCTCCAATCCGCGTGATCCGGGCGGCGGAGATCCTGATGCCGTGATTATCAAGGACATCAGCAATGGTGCGCACTGCGCTGTCACGGGACCTGCGCCTGGCGTTGCTGATGCGTTCGTTGCGGGAGTAAATGCGGCTCTCGGCCTTCGCGCACCGCAGGAATTTCCTTCGGACGGCAATATCGCCTCCAGCGGCGCGTTCGGCATTTGCGGTGTCCTCGCGAGCGCTATCCCTGCGAACAGCGGGATCCAGGTATTGAGTCCTGGCGTCGAGGTTAACATCAAGGGCAACACATTGCCCCAAGCGCCGAATGTCAAGGTCTCGATGGGCGTGCAGTACACGGCAGAGGTTGGGAATGGTATGACACTCGTCCCCCGCGTCGACATTTCCCTTACCGGAAAGCAATATGGCAATATCTTCAACGGCAGGATTAATCGTATCGAACCTTTCGTCCAGGCAAATGCGGTTTTACAGTTGAATGGCGCCGACGAGCGCTGGTTTGTCCGGGGGTTCGTTCAGAATATTTTCGATAGCAACTCGGTTACCGGACTTTATGTCACCGATGCATCTTCCGGTAATTTTACAAACATCTATACTCTTGATCCGCGGCGTTATGGTGTCGCCATCGGAGCAAAATTCTGA
- a CDS encoding VacJ family lipoprotein, with amino-acid sequence MSPATVAALLFLSGVAPPPTDLASESQTETELQRVDDPSAPPEPPIVVPALGNTPHPSLAAPATSDDETMAEMPSAPHDIVVTARGDAPPGDPLQAVNIASYRAVQSIDAALVAPVAMGYQGIVPEPVRDGLGNALRNLSEPVNFLNFLLQFKIGKAAETLGRFAVNTTFGVGGLFDVAKTMPFNLPYRRNGFANTLGFYGVEPGPYFYLPLIGSTTLRDLAGNSIDLLVVPTAVGAPFDRTAYAVPTTVVRQLNDRIEGDAQIQRLQQESLDPYVETRTLYLELRKREIDALKVRRSDRNGEAGPQTEITVSQTGPLSDPEGLISVGPLELETPTSDGLPPRP; translated from the coding sequence ATGAGCCCTGCAACCGTCGCCGCGCTTCTGTTTCTGTCCGGGGTAGCGCCGCCTCCGACCGACCTCGCATCCGAAAGCCAGACTGAGACCGAGTTGCAGCGGGTAGATGATCCCTCGGCCCCACCCGAGCCGCCGATCGTTGTGCCAGCACTCGGCAACACCCCGCATCCCTCTTTAGCCGCGCCAGCAACCTCCGACGACGAGACTATGGCCGAAATGCCCTCGGCGCCCCATGATATTGTGGTGACGGCCCGTGGCGATGCGCCGCCGGGAGATCCGCTTCAAGCGGTCAATATTGCCTCTTATCGGGCGGTCCAGTCGATCGATGCGGCGCTCGTGGCCCCAGTCGCGATGGGCTATCAAGGTATCGTACCCGAACCTGTTCGCGACGGGCTGGGCAATGCACTGCGTAACCTCAGCGAACCCGTCAATTTTCTGAACTTCCTGTTACAGTTCAAGATCGGCAAGGCTGCCGAGACGCTCGGCCGTTTCGCCGTAAACACGACATTTGGTGTCGGCGGCCTTTTCGATGTCGCGAAGACAATGCCTTTCAATCTGCCTTACCGACGCAACGGCTTTGCCAATACATTGGGTTTCTACGGCGTCGAGCCCGGTCCCTATTTCTATCTTCCGCTTATCGGGTCGACGACATTGCGCGATCTGGCGGGCAACAGCATTGACTTGCTCGTCGTGCCGACCGCGGTCGGCGCGCCTTTCGACCGCACGGCATATGCCGTTCCGACAACTGTGGTCAGGCAACTCAATGACCGCATCGAGGGCGACGCTCAAATCCAGCGCTTGCAACAGGAAAGCCTTGATCCCTATGTCGAGACACGGACCCTCTATCTGGAACTGCGCAAACGCGAAATCGACGCATTGAAAGTTAGGCGCAGCGACCGCAATGGCGAGGCTGGACCTCAAACAGAAATCACGGTCAGCCAGACCGGGCCCTTGTCCGATCCAGAAGGTCTCATCTCCGTCGGCCCCCTTGAACTCGAGACGCCGACCTCGGACGGTTTGCCACCGCGACCTTAA
- a CDS encoding alpha/beta hydrolase, with protein MEDVKLPPEYSETATNPKRFAGRPVTGAFNVTVPTLTVFPAQQPGNGTAMLVFPGGGFSKLAIDLEGSEVRDWLTSRGTTCVLVKYHVPKSGHHYDEDCHCAVTPKHLLALQVAQRAIRLVRSRASELKINPRKIGVIGFSAGGYLVAQTSNIFEPAYEPVDEIDKVSSRPDFAIAMFPGHLCRSGGSLDPGIKVTKMTPPTFLLQAWDDPVDPICNSIVYARALDEAGVPAEVHLFAKGGHAFAMRPLRHPVERWPTLVEDWLKDTGIL; from the coding sequence ATGGAGGATGTCAAACTTCCTCCAGAGTATAGCGAAACGGCAACGAATCCGAAACGCTTCGCCGGACGTCCGGTTACCGGCGCCTTCAACGTCACTGTGCCCACTCTCACGGTGTTTCCCGCCCAACAACCAGGCAATGGCACAGCGATGCTGGTTTTTCCCGGCGGAGGATTCTCCAAGCTCGCGATCGATCTGGAAGGTAGTGAAGTTCGCGACTGGCTGACTTCAAGAGGCACCACTTGCGTGCTCGTCAAATACCATGTTCCCAAAAGCGGCCACCATTATGATGAAGACTGCCATTGTGCAGTGACGCCCAAGCACCTCCTTGCGTTGCAGGTCGCCCAGCGTGCGATACGCCTGGTGCGCTCGCGCGCCAGCGAGCTCAAGATCAACCCCCGCAAGATCGGTGTCATAGGCTTCTCAGCCGGAGGGTATCTGGTCGCGCAGACCAGCAATATATTCGAACCTGCTTATGAGCCGGTCGACGAAATAGACAAAGTGAGCAGCCGGCCCGATTTTGCCATCGCAATGTTCCCAGGCCACCTGTGCAGATCGGGGGGCTCGCTTGATCCTGGTATCAAAGTTACCAAGATGACCCCGCCAACATTTCTTCTTCAGGCTTGGGACGATCCCGTCGATCCGATTTGCAATAGCATAGTCTATGCGCGAGCGCTGGACGAGGCAGGTGTTCCAGCGGAAGTCCATCTCTTTGCCAAGGGAGGGCACGCCTTCGCCATGCGCCCGCTGCGTCATCCCGTTGAGCGATGGCCGACGCTCGTGGAAGATTGGCTAAAGGACACAGGAATTCTTTGA
- a CDS encoding DUF2274 domain-containing protein — protein MKLSIELTGSLHRELLVYAEVHAKANGLAAPMAPEKIAVPMIERFIATDRGFATERRRR, from the coding sequence GTGAAGCTGTCGATCGAATTGACGGGATCCCTCCATCGCGAATTGCTCGTCTATGCCGAGGTGCATGCGAAGGCTAATGGCCTCGCGGCGCCTATGGCGCCGGAAAAGATCGCGGTGCCGATGATCGAGCGCTTTATCGCGACCGATCGTGGATTTGCGACGGAACGGCGGCGGCGCTGA
- a CDS encoding TrbI/VirB10 family protein has protein sequence MTGPASEAVAPADVPEAGERTAPGPEVDPFRLRGDTPRVMRLSRKALAMIGAAGGTAIGGALLWALQPVAPKTAENLYTADGANRAEVVTGAPADYGKVPKLGPPLPGDLGRPIVSAQQNGETIPVPPMGNPPAGGRSPADKARDRARLEREAATASRIFLGGGTSGAPVADAQRGSIEPSAATMSAPEGGARTPAAARRAFLAGGSAEPFESAERLHAPASPYILQAGSLIPAALITGIRSDLPGQVTAQVTQNVYDSPTGRILLIPQGARLIGDYDSEISVGQERVLLAWNRLILPGGRSIRLDRQPGADARGMAGIADRTDHHWGSMLRAALVSSLLGVGAELGSDGDDALVRALRDGPQDTVNQSGRRLVERQMNIPPTLTIRPGFALRVLVTRDLILEPPAGAAP, from the coding sequence GTGACCGGGCCGGCAAGCGAGGCGGTGGCGCCCGCCGACGTGCCGGAAGCGGGCGAGCGCACGGCGCCCGGCCCGGAGGTCGATCCTTTTCGGCTACGCGGCGACACGCCGCGGGTCATGCGGCTTTCGCGCAAGGCGCTCGCGATGATCGGCGCTGCCGGCGGCACCGCGATCGGCGGCGCTCTGCTCTGGGCGCTGCAACCCGTAGCCCCGAAGACCGCCGAGAATCTCTACACGGCCGATGGAGCGAATCGCGCCGAAGTCGTCACCGGTGCGCCCGCCGACTATGGCAAGGTGCCGAAGCTCGGACCGCCGCTACCCGGCGATCTCGGGCGACCGATCGTCTCGGCGCAGCAGAACGGCGAGACGATCCCGGTGCCGCCGATGGGAAATCCGCCCGCCGGCGGGCGCTCACCCGCCGACAAGGCGCGCGATCGGGCGCGGCTGGAGCGCGAGGCCGCCACGGCGAGCCGGATATTCCTTGGAGGAGGGACCTCGGGCGCGCCGGTGGCAGACGCGCAGCGTGGATCGATCGAACCGTCCGCCGCGACCATGTCGGCACCCGAAGGCGGCGCGCGGACTCCGGCGGCGGCGCGGCGCGCCTTTCTCGCGGGCGGCTCCGCCGAACCGTTCGAGAGTGCCGAGCGCCTTCATGCGCCTGCTTCGCCATACATCCTTCAGGCGGGAAGTCTCATTCCGGCCGCGCTGATCACTGGGATCAGGTCCGACCTTCCCGGACAGGTCACGGCGCAGGTGACCCAGAATGTCTACGATAGCCCGACGGGTCGCATTCTCCTCATTCCGCAGGGTGCCCGGCTGATCGGCGACTATGACAGCGAAATATCCGTGGGGCAGGAGCGCGTCTTGCTGGCCTGGAACCGGTTGATCCTGCCCGGTGGCCGATCGATCCGGCTCGATCGTCAGCCCGGCGCCGATGCGCGGGGCATGGCGGGGATTGCCGATCGCACCGACCATCATTGGGGGTCGATGCTGCGCGCGGCGCTCGTCTCTTCGTTGCTCGGCGTCGGAGCCGAACTTGGCTCGGACGGGGATGATGCGCTCGTGCGGGCGCTTCGCGACGGGCCGCAGGATACGGTCAACCAGTCGGGACGGCGGCTCGTCGAGCGTCAGATGAACATCCCGCCAACCCTCACGATCCGCCCCGGCTTCGCTTTGCGGGTCCTTGTCACACGCGATCTGATACTCGAACCGCCGGCGGGTGCGGCCCCATGA
- the trbG gene encoding P-type conjugative transfer protein TrbG, giving the protein MLSLLAAPAAASEAADPRQRVGRANAEARVQPDRQGYRNAIQQYAWSEGALFQVYAAPGQVTDIVLQEGEQLVGPGPVAAGDTVRWIIGDTVSGTGARRRVHILAKPTRSDIATNLIINTDRRTYHVELRATAAAYMASVSWTYPADELIALQLAEAEAARVAPVAGAIDLAALNFRYRIAGDKAAWRPVRAFDDSRQLIIEFGEDIATGDMPPLFVIGGSGEAELVNYRVQGRYMIVDRLFERGELRLGAGKQARVVRIKREMPRRRGRS; this is encoded by the coding sequence ATGCTGTCCCTCCTTGCGGCGCCCGCCGCGGCGAGCGAGGCCGCCGATCCCCGCCAGCGCGTCGGCCGCGCCAACGCCGAGGCGCGCGTGCAGCCCGACCGGCAAGGCTATCGGAACGCCATCCAGCAATATGCCTGGTCCGAAGGCGCGCTCTTTCAGGTCTATGCTGCGCCAGGGCAGGTCACCGATATCGTCCTTCAGGAAGGCGAACAGCTCGTCGGCCCGGGGCCGGTCGCCGCGGGCGACACGGTGCGCTGGATCATCGGCGATACGGTCAGCGGGACCGGGGCCCGGCGGCGCGTGCATATTCTGGCGAAACCCACCCGATCCGATATCGCCACGAATCTCATCATCAACACCGACCGGCGCACCTATCATGTCGAGCTGCGCGCGACCGCCGCGGCCTATATGGCATCGGTATCCTGGACCTATCCCGCCGATGAGCTGATCGCCTTGCAGCTTGCCGAGGCCGAGGCGGCGAGGGTGGCGCCCGTTGCCGGGGCGATCGATCTCGCCGCGCTCAACTTCCGCTACCGCATCGCAGGCGACAAGGCCGCGTGGCGGCCGGTGCGCGCCTTCGACGACTCGCGCCAGCTAATCATCGAATTCGGTGAGGATATCGCCACCGGCGATATGCCGCCACTCTTCGTCATCGGCGGCAGCGGCGAGGCAGAGCTTGTCAACTACCGGGTGCAGGGCCGCTACATGATCGTCGACCGCCTTTTCGAGCGCGGCGAACTCCGCTTGGGCGCCGGAAAGCAGGCCCGCGTCGTTCGGATCAAGCGTGAAATGCCGCGCCGCCGGGGGCGGTCGTGA
- the trbF gene encoding conjugal transfer protein TrbF, which translates to MFKRPTNHYGRAPEPVTPYQRAAQVWDDRIGSARVQAKNWRLAFFGALIISGGLAGGLVWQSARGTITPWVVEVDKLGEARAVAPADGDYQPTDPQVAFHLARFIEHVRSIPADPVVLRADWLSAYDFTTATGAQALNDYARTNDPFAEVGKAQVAVDVSSVIRASKDSFRIAWSERRYQDGSLVERSRWSAIVTVAIRPPRTPDALRRNPIGLFVNAINWSKELSQ; encoded by the coding sequence ATGTTCAAAAGACCCACCAATCATTATGGCCGCGCGCCCGAGCCGGTCACGCCCTACCAGCGCGCCGCGCAAGTGTGGGACGATCGGATCGGTTCTGCGCGGGTCCAGGCCAAGAACTGGCGGCTCGCCTTCTTCGGCGCGCTGATCATCTCCGGTGGTCTTGCCGGCGGCCTGGTCTGGCAGTCCGCCCGCGGGACGATCACGCCCTGGGTCGTCGAGGTCGACAAGCTGGGTGAAGCGCGCGCGGTCGCGCCGGCCGACGGCGATTATCAACCGACCGATCCGCAGGTCGCGTTCCATCTCGCGCGCTTCATCGAACATGTTCGCAGCATTCCCGCCGATCCGGTCGTGCTGCGGGCCGACTGGCTCAGCGCTTATGACTTTACCACCGCGACCGGAGCGCAGGCGCTCAATGACTATGCCCGCACCAACGATCCCTTTGCCGAGGTCGGCAAGGCCCAGGTCGCGGTCGATGTGTCGAGCGTCATTCGGGCTTCGAAAGACAGCTTCCGCATCGCCTGGAGCGAGCGCCGATATCAGGACGGCAGCCTAGTCGAGCGTTCGCGCTGGTCGGCGATCGTGACCGTCGCGATCCGGCCGCCACGCACGCCCGACGCGCTTCGCCGCAACCCGATCGGGCTGTTTGTCAATGCTATCAACTGGTCGAAGGAACTCAGCCAATGA
- the trbL gene encoding P-type conjugative transfer protein TrbL, which translates to MEDTGVIDQFLAVFSTYIDSGFGLLGGEVGFLSSTLIVIDVTIAALFWAWGTDEDIIQRLVKKTLYIGVFAFIIGNFQALAVIMLESFAGLGLKASGGAMAIGDFMRPGVVAATGIDAAQPLLDASADLVGPVGLFTNFVQIMILLIAWVIVVLAFFILAVQVFVTILEFKLVTLAGFVLLPFAFFGRTAFMAERVLGHIISSGIKVLVLAVITGIGVTLFDRFMQAGLGPEPDIEQVMAIALGALTLLGLGIFGPSIANGIVAGGPQLGAGAAAGTAVAAGATLAAGAAGATLATGAAAAAARGTAAAGARGAGSASTAYAAGAAGKSGAKAIGGGLANVARTAASGAASPVRSMAERVRANFASGRDGPTDSAAPAQAASAPPAWAAAMRRRQTMTHGATIGAQTLKSGDSHGAGSAPNISEKD; encoded by the coding sequence ATGGAAGACACCGGCGTTATCGACCAGTTTCTGGCGGTCTTCTCGACTTATATCGACAGCGGCTTCGGGCTGCTCGGGGGCGAAGTCGGCTTTCTCTCCTCGACCCTCATCGTCATCGACGTGACGATTGCCGCGCTGTTCTGGGCGTGGGGCACCGACGAGGACATCATCCAGCGGCTCGTCAAGAAGACGCTCTATATCGGCGTCTTCGCCTTCATCATCGGCAACTTCCAGGCGCTGGCCGTCATCATGCTCGAAAGCTTCGCTGGCCTCGGCCTTAAGGCGAGCGGCGGCGCCATGGCGATCGGCGACTTCATGCGTCCCGGCGTCGTCGCCGCGACCGGCATCGATGCGGCGCAGCCCCTGCTCGATGCGTCGGCGGACCTCGTCGGCCCGGTCGGTCTCTTCACCAACTTCGTGCAGATCATGATCCTGCTGATCGCCTGGGTGATCGTCGTCCTCGCCTTCTTCATTCTCGCGGTGCAGGTCTTCGTTACCATCTTGGAATTCAAGCTGGTGACGCTCGCGGGCTTCGTGTTGCTGCCGTTCGCCTTCTTCGGCCGCACCGCCTTCATGGCCGAACGCGTGCTTGGCCACATCATATCTTCGGGCATCAAGGTGCTCGTCCTCGCGGTGATCACCGGCATCGGGGTGACCCTGTTCGACCGCTTCATGCAAGCCGGCCTCGGTCCGGAGCCTGACATCGAACAGGTCATGGCGATCGCGCTCGGCGCACTGACGCTGCTCGGCCTCGGCATCTTCGGTCCCTCGATCGCCAACGGGATCGTCGCCGGCGGTCCGCAACTCGGAGCAGGGGCCGCCGCCGGCACCGCAGTCGCCGCAGGCGCAACGCTTGCCGCCGGGGCGGCTGGCGCGACCCTGGCCACCGGCGCGGCTGCAGCGGCGGCGCGCGGCACAGCTGCTGCCGGTGCCCGCGGAGCGGGGAGCGCGTCGACAGCTTATGCGGCGGGCGCGGCCGGGAAGAGCGGAGCGAAGGCCATCGGCGGGGGACTTGCGAATGTGGCACGTACGGCAGCCAGCGGCGCAGCTTCACCTGTTCGCAGCATGGCCGAACGGGTTCGCGCGAATTTCGCGTCGGGCCGCGACGGTCCCACCGATAGCGCGGCGCCAGCGCAAGCTGCCAGCGCGCCTCCGGCCTGGGCGGCGGCGATGCGGCGGCGCCAGACCATGACGCATGGCGCGACCATCGGCGCGCAGACGCTCAAGAGCGGCGACAGCCACGGGGCCGGCTCGGCGCCGAACATCAGCGAAAAGGACTGA
- the trbK-alt gene encoding putative entry exclusion protein TrbK-alt, translated as MGRAAKIAAVAVLGGLLITLAILHASSPPTPRAPAPPISAAGAHPAAADVAERCRTVTVADADCEAAWDARRRHFFGQKD; from the coding sequence ATGGGCCGGGCGGCGAAGATAGCGGCGGTCGCGGTGCTGGGCGGCCTGCTCATCACGCTGGCAATTCTGCATGCGTCATCGCCGCCTACGCCTCGTGCGCCCGCCCCCCCGATCTCCGCGGCGGGCGCACACCCGGCAGCCGCCGACGTGGCCGAGCGCTGCCGCACGGTCACGGTCGCCGATGCGGACTGTGAAGCGGCCTGGGACGCCAGGCGCCGCCATTTCTTTGGACAGAAGGACTAG